TCCGCCCAGAAACCCGCCCCGCAGGAATTCGCCGCCGATGGCGGCTGGGAAATGCCCGGCGCAGCGCGGGAACGCTCTTCGGGGTGGTCCGAAGACGACAGCAAATCGACCCACGAACCGAGCGCCGACGACATCTTCGATACGTTTGCCGGGTCGAACAAGGTCGACTGGTCGAACGCCTCGTGGACGGTCGATCCTAAATTCGATCCCTTCGCCGTCGGACCCGATACCGAAGGCGGCGGGTTCGCCCCGCTGGCCCCGCAGAAACCGCCGCCGGACGACGGGTTCGCTCCGATCGAACCGGGCATACGCGGACATGACAACAGCAGCGGCGACTTTCCGGAACCGAGCCGCGATCCATTCGGCGGACCGCTCAATCCGGGCGAACAGGCCGCAACGGCTTCGGACCCGTTCGGAGGGCCGCTCGACGGCGGGGCGCAACCGGCTCCCGCCTCCGACCCGTTCGGCGGTCCGTTGGGCGGAGAATCCGCGCAGCCGACCGGCAAGGACCCGTTCGGCGGGCCGCTCAATGGCGCGCCTCCAGACGATCCCCCGGCACCGCTGCCGGATCTCGACACGACCGTCCCGCCGCGCAGCCCGCAGGACCCCGTAGCGCAGCAGGCCGCTCCGCCGCAGGAGCCACAGGCAGCACCGGTCGCAGCGCCCCCGTCCGTCCCGCCCGACGCGGTCTATGCCGCGCTGCTCGGGGCGATCGGCGTGCCTTCGAACCAGGTCGAAACCAGCCCTGACGAGGCCGCGGCGAAAGCGGGCCGGATGCTGCGCCATCTGCTCGCCGGACTGATGATCCTGCTCGAAGCGCGGGCCAGGGCCAAGGACGAGATGGGCGCGAGCGCCACGCAATTGCGTTTCGACGGCAACAACCCGCTGAAATTCGCCCGCAATGTCGACCAGGCCCTGCAGATGATGCTCAACCCCAAGCTGCGCGGCTATATGGAAGCCGAGCAGGCGATCGAGGATTCGTACCGCGATCTCCAGGCGCATCAGATCGCCACGCTGAAGGCAATGCAGGGGGCGCTGCGCGAGACGATCAACCGCTTTTCGCCCGCCGCGATCAGCGAGCGTACCGAAAGCAGCGGATTGCTCGCCAAGGTGCTGCCGGGCCAGCGCGAGGCGGCGCTGTGGAAGGCCTATGAGAAGCAGTTCAGCGGCGTGGCGCAGGGATCGGCCGAGGCGTTTCTCGAAGTCTTTTCGAAAGAATTCCGCAAGGCGTACGAAGACGCCGTCAACACCGATTGAGCGGCGCTGCGATCAGTCGGCCTGCTGGTCCTCTACCGAGAACCACACCGCATCGGCTTTCCACCCATTGGCCTGCGCGCTCTGGCGGAACCGGGTGGCCCAGGCCTCGTCGAATTCGGTTCCGCGCCCGACCAGATCGCCCGGCAAGGCCGATCCGCCGGTCAGCACGATTGCGCCATAGCTCTGCTTTCCGCTGCCCTCGAATGTAAGCGCGAAGGGCAACACGAATCCGCGCTCGGTCTTGTTGCCCTGCATCTGGTTCGCCAGCCCTTCGAGCGAAGCCCGCGTCGGCTCGAGCGCTTCGATCCCGTCGGCGGTGTTCCAGCCGAGGAAGGCAACTTCCTCGTTGGCCCCGAGATTGTCGATGCGGATCACGACCCGCGCATAATTCTGCTCTTCGAGTGACGACCCGTCGGCCAGTGTGATCGCCTGGCGTTTGGCTTCGTAGACGTCCTGCGGGGTCGAAATCAGCGGCTGCGGACTGCGCACTTCGCGCAGCGCGTCGAGCGCCGCACAGTTTTCCGCCGTGAACCGCACCACATCGCTGAGGTCGATCGAAAACGAGGAAGCACCCGCACCTTCCAATGCATTGAGCAGGCTAGTCTGTGCGGCTGCAGGATTGGCTGCACCGCCAACGAACCGCGCGGTGTTCCCGCTCGATCCGTCATAGGTGAGCCACGCGCACTCGATCCCGTCGATCGCCCGCTGCGCAAGCTGTTCGAACTGCGGACTGCCGAGCGCGATCGCGGCGCCTTGCGCACCCGCCTGCCCTTGCCCGGTGCCTGCGCCCTGGGCGGTGCCATCGCTGGGCGGTGGCACATCGCCTCCGCCGAGGTTGGCCACCACCACGATCCCGACGACCGCCAGCAACACCGCCGCAACCCCGCCCCCGATCAGAGCCACGCGGTTCTGCGCGATGCCATCGGGCAGGGCCCCCTTGAGCGATCCGATCATTCCGGCGAGCGCACCGCCCGTCGGCTTTCCTTCCCCGTCGGATCCGGCGCCATCCGGCTTGAACCGGGTCGCATCGCCGGCAGCAGAGAGCGGTTCGAAGCCGGTCGCCGCCGCGTCGCCCGATGCCTCGCGCAGCCGTAGGTTGAACTCCGCCATCGATTGCGGCCGATTGGCCGGATCGGGTTGCAGCGCCATCTCGAACGCGGCGTGAAAGCGCGGCGAGAGGTCCGACAGGTCCGGCACCGACTGGCGCTTGCGCACAGCGTCAGACAGCGATCCGCCCATGTCCGAAGGTTTTCCCGCCGCCAGCGCACGCAGGGTCAGCGCGAGGCTGTAGATATCCGACCACGGCCCGACATTGCGATCGTATTCGCCGAGCTGTTCGGGGGCGACATACTTGAGCTTGCCCGCAAACCCGTCGCCCACGATCGTCGCGCCGCTATCGGTCGCGTCCTTGGCGATCCCGAAATCGATGATCTTGGGCCGCGCCGGATCGCCTTCGGCCAACAGGATGTTGTCCGGGGCAATGTCGCGGTGGATCGCGCCGAGGCTGTGCGCAGTGCCGAGACCAGCCGCGAGCTTCTGCGCGAGGTCGGCGAATTCGTCGTCGGTCAGCTTGATCGAGCCGAGCCGGTCTTCGAGACTCGGCCCGTCGATGAATTCGGTCACCAGGTAGGGACGCCCACGATCGTCGCGCGCGGCCATGCGGTACGGCACGATTGCTTCGTGATGCAGCCGCGTGAGCATTTCGGATTCTTTGGCGAACATCGCCGCGACCAGCTCATCCTGCGCCATATGCGGCAGCATGACCTTGATCGCCACCCGCTCGGAAAGCTGGTGGACATTGCGTGCCTCGTAGACTTCGCCCATCCCGCCGCGCGCCAGAAACCGCTCGATCCGGTAAATGCCGTTGAGCACGTCGCCCTTGGTGAATTGCTGATCGCCTCGCGGCCCTGCAGGCGCGGGTGGAGGCGGCGCAGGGGAGGGCGCGGGCGCTGGGGGCGGAGGCGATGTCGGGGGCGGTGACGAAGCGGGCGGAACGGAGGGCCGGATCTCGGTCGGTTCGTGACCCGCAGCGGGCGGAGGCGGCGACGGCCGGATCTCGGTCGGCTCGTGACCGGCACCAGGATCAGGGACCGGCTCGGAAGGCGGCTCGGGCGACGATTCGTCCGTGACATCGGGCGCGTCCGACGGCTCGGGCGGCGGCTTCTTGCCACCCCCGTCAGCCTTCCCGCCACCACCCTTCGGCTGGTAGACGGTGCGATCATCATCGCCGGTGTCGTCGCCCATCAATCGATACTTCCGATTTCGACCACGATTGCGGTCACATTGTCCGGTGCGCCTTTGGCATGCGCGCGCGCGATCAATTCGTCCACCGCCTGCTGCGGATCGGGCAGCGCCATCAACCTCCGGATATCGTCTTCGGGCACCGGCCCGCTCAAGCCGTCGCTGCACAGCAGGAAGCGATCGCCGGGTTCGGCCTCGTCCTGCACGATATCGACCTGAACCTCGGGTTCGACACCGAGCGCGCGAGTGAGCACATGCGACATCGGGTGCCCTTTGGCATCGGCCGGCGAGAGGATTCCCTGATCGAGCAGGTCCTGCACATGGGTGTGATCAACCGTCAGCTGGAACAGCCCGCCCTGCCGGAAGATGTAGGCGCGGCTGTCTCCGACCCACACAATCGCGAACCGGCGGTCGCGCAGCACCAGCCCCACTGCAGTGGTTCCCATTTTCGAAACCGCCTGCTGCTCGGCCAGCTGCGCCAGCGACGCGTTCACATTGTGGACCTGATCGGCAACCCGCGTCACCGCGTGTTCGAAATCGGGCGGCGCAACGAACGTTTCGAAGGCCGCTGCCGCTGTCTGCGAGGCCAGCGCGCCGTTTTCGTGCCCGCCCATTCCGTCGAACACCAGCCACAGCCCGCTCGCATCGTTGAGGTAGTACGAATCCTCGTTGTGCGGACGCACGAGGCCGGGATCGCTCCGGCCAAAGCTCTTGAAGGCATAATCGATCACGCGAAATGCTCCCGCACCTGTGCCCACGACGCAACGGCAGATGGCGAAGGAAGGCGCGGGTCGGCGCCCTCGGGCAGGAACCAGTCTTCGCCGCCGTTGTGCAAGACCGCACCATCTCGCTCGATCCCCGCGAGGGTTTCGTGCAGCCGATCCCCATCGCTGCGTGCCTCGAGCGCCTCGATCAGCGCATCGTAGATCGCTTGGGTGCGCATCTGTACCGGACAGATCGCGAGGATCGGAAACAGGCGTCCAACCGCGTCGACGCTCGGCATCAGCACCGCGTTCGCCCCCGCCCCCTCGAACAGCCACGGCGCAGCACATTCGTACGCCTCGCCGAAATCATCGCCGAGCTGCGTGCGGCCGAGATCGAGCCAGTCGCTCATCCAGCGATCGAGCGGGCCGCGCAACGCATGGCCGATCCCGCGGGCAAGGAAGTCGCCGTGGCCCGGAATCTTTCCGATTATCGCGGGGAGATCGATCGCGCTCCGGATCACAGCTTCTGCGGACACTGCACCGACCACAGGCCGCCTCCGCTGAACGGATTCAGGTCCTCCGGAAACGAAACCACGAATTTCGCCCGTCCCGGCCCCGGGTTGAAGACCGCTTCGATCTCGGTCTCCGAAAGGTTGCTGATCCGCGCCCGGTCGAACATGCGAAACAACGACCAGGGCCCCTTCTTGGTGTCGCGAAAAATCACCGATTCGATCGGATCGAGTCCCTCGATCCCCTGGTTTTCGTAGATCTTGATTTCCGACGATTGCACCATCCCGCCACCCAGTTGCCAAACGATCTGGTTGGTCGAATTCCCGTCGAGATCGAATTGCAGCGGGATCCCGCCGGTAATGAGTTCGACGCGGCTGACCTTGGCACCGAGATCGGACAGCTCGATGCCCAGCGGCAGCCCCTCGCTCAGCGCGCTGGAGAGTGCAGCGGCCTTCTGGAAGTTGCCGGGAGCGGCGGGATTGAACTCGGCTGTCACAGGATCCTGGCTGTTCCAGCGCCAGTAATCACCGTCGCGATCGAGATACGGACCGAGCCTGGCACTGACGAACTGGGTCACCTGGCCGCCGGCACCGAATGCCCCGCGAACGTCACCGACGCTGGCGTCGGCGGCAGAACTTCCATTGAAAGGATACTTGCCTTCGACCGCAGCCTCGCACGAAGGCGCCACGGTCTCGGCGTAGTACTGGGATGCCTGCGTGGTGAGCGTCTGGTCGCCTGCGCTTTCCCCGCCTTCGGCGACCTTCTGTGCGAAATTCTGAACCAGGTCGGGCACTTCGAGCGCGGCCACTTCCAGCGGAGCGATGGCTTGCGCGATCGCGGCGGCGGGGCTGTCGGAGGTCCGCGAACGCTGCGCCTCGCGCACCCGGGTGAAGGTTTGGCGCACGATATCGATAAACGCGTCGATCTCGCCCGGTTCCTCGCCATCTCCAACCCACGCGTTGACCTCGCTGAAGTGCTGGGCGATCTGGGCGTCGGCGGTCAGTCCGCGCGCCGCGTTGGACGCGCCACCGAGCCGCGTGGCGACCCGCGCAAAGCGGTTGCGGTTGACCCGTTCTTCGAGCATGCGCCCGCCCTCTTCCTCGAGCGAGTTGTCGAACGTCGTGTTCTTGCGGACTTCTTCCAGCACCAACTTGAGCGGGGAAACACCCTTGGTGAAGGCGCTGAACGCGCGCGGATCGTTGAAGTAGTCCGCCGCCTTGAGCGAATCGATAACCTTCTGCCACTGTTCGATATATTCGTTGGCATAGGCACCGGCGATGCCGCCATCGAGGTTGCCGAGCTCGCGCTGGATGCTCGCGGTTTCGGAATCCTCGCCCAGCACCCACAGCTCATCGCGCAGATCCCGCCCGATCAGTTCCTTTTGCAGGCGGTAGGCATTGAAGCCTTCGAGCGTGAAGAAGTACGGGACATTGAGCGCCATCACTTCTTCGGGATTGGCAAAGGCGGCTGCATCGCCGGGCTGGAGGATGTCGCCCATCATCCAGTCCTTGGACGGATCGGCCGCCTTCGCCCGCATGATGATGTAGGCACGCTGGGCGAGGCTCATCGTACCCACGCTGGCGCGCGAAGCGGCAACCAGATCGGCGTCGAGCGGCGCACGCTGTCCGGCCCAGCTCTGCGAAATCTTGGGATCCTCGACCAGCGCCTGCAAATGGTTGCCGAGCCGGGTCCGCAGTCCTTCGTACTCGGCTCCGGGATATTGTTCGTAAGCCCAGTCGCGGCCTAGATATTCGGTCACGGCCTCGCCGTCGATCTGGCCCTGGGGAGCGGCCCCGCCCAGCATCAGATAGACCTTGAGCGGTTCGTAAAGCGCAACCGGATTGTTCATTTCCTGCTGCATCTTTTCTTCGAGCCGCAGGAACACGCGCGGCAACAAGATGCGCCTCAGCGCTGTGCGATATGCCTCTTCGTTGCGGCGGCTCAGGCCCCACTGGAACAGGCCCCAGCGCATCCACAGCGAAGGGCTGCCCTGCTGCCGCGCGGCATAGCCTTCGGGCAGGTTGCGCAGCTGGTCGAGCAGCGGAACGAGCTGTTCGAGCGGAGTGTCGCTGCCGCCGACCCGGACCAGATCGGCGCGCATCGCATCGCGCTCCTGTTCGATCTCCGCCGCGGCGATCTCGGTCTGGTTCTGGAAGTCGCGATTGCCGAAGAAGCTGACCGTCCAGAGAGCGATCGCAAGCAGGCTCAGCGCCGCGATTCCGCCGACCATCGCGGTCAGCCGGATCTGGCGTTTGCGAACTAGCGCCGGATCGGACACCGGCAGGCCCGCTTCGCCAAAGGCCACATCGGTGAGCAAGCGGTTGAGGAAGTAGGCCTTTCCGCCTTCGCGGTTCGCCGCGTCGTCGCGGCTGTAGGCCTGCGATACCCCTTCGAGAATCCGGTCGATCGCGCTCCCGTCCTGGGTCCCGGACGTCAGGTAGAAACCGCGCAAGACGCCGCTCGGCCGATCCTCGTTGATGAATGCGCCTTCGACCAGCCGATGCAGTGCCGGTCGTAAAGCGTGGACCTGTCCCGGAAATCCGAGAATGAGCCCGCGCCTGCGCATGTCCTTCTCGTCCTCGAGCCGTTTGGGCATGCGCGCGGCCAGATCGTTGGCGAACTGATCGAACGCGCTGGTCACATCCTCCGAAGACACCCGCCTTTGCGGCCAGTCGAACGTGTGCCCGACCACGGCGCGGCGTCCATCGACGTCGAGATCGCCGAAAAACTCGGTCAACCCGGCGAGCAGATCGCTCTTCGTGATGAGCAGGTAGACCGGCAATTCAGTCTCCAGCGTCTCGCGGATTTCACGCAGTCGCCGCCTGACGATCGCCGCGTGCTCGTCGATCACCCGCACGTCTCCGCGCAACAGGTCGTCCGCCGGAATCGCGACGAACACCCCGTTGACCGGCTCGAACGGACGATGCTTCTTGAGCATCTGGAGCAGCCGCGTCCAACCGGCGCTGTCTACGTCGCGGTCCGAATCCTGCGTGGTGTAACGCCCCGCCGTATCGACCAGCACGGCCTCTTCGGCGAACATGAAGTCGAGGTTTCGCGTGCCGCCGGTACCCTGCAGCGTCTGGTCGGAAAACGGGAAGCGCAGCCCGGAATTGACCAGCGCGGTGGTCTTGCCGGCACCCGGCGGGCCGATGATGACGTACCACGGCAGCGAATAGAGATAGTTGCGCTTCTTGCCGCTGGCCTTGCGCAGCGCTTTCAGCGCTTCGGCCATGCGCTGTTGCACCGCCGCTGCTTCCTCGTCGCCCGGATCGGGGCCGGCCAGCTCCTTGGCCAGCGCGGCCTCGGCCTTCTTGGCGCGCCAGCGACGGATAAAGAACCACAGCAGCCACAAGGCGACAAACCCGCCTGCGAAGGTCAGCCGAACCCACAGCGGCTGCATCCACTCGACGAACAGCGGCAGGCCGACCGAACACAGCAGGATCAGCAACAGGATCATGCCGATCGAGATCGTCCACCAGCTCGTGAAGAACTTTTTCATCGTTGTCCTCCCACCAGCCTCCGCCTAGTCGCCAAGCTCCACAACGAACTCCACCCGCCGGTTCTGGGCCTTGCCCTCGGCTGTGTCGTTCGAAGCGAGCGGCACCGTGTCGCCGAGCCCGGTCACGGTCACCCGCGATGCATCGGAAAGCTGCGCGCGCACGATCCGCGCCACCGTCTCCGCCCGCGCAGTGGACAGCGCCATGTTGTCCGGGAATTCGATGGTCGAAATCTGGTCGGAATCGGCATGGCCTTCGACCGTCACCGGGCCCTTTTCGAGCTCGATCGCCTGTCCGATCTTGGTGAAAATCGGTTCGCGTCCAGCCGTCAGCTGATCCGATGCCGGCTCGAACAAGGTCCCAATCGTGGTGCGCACCCGGTTGCCTTCGACGGTCACGAGGCCCTGCGAAATCTCGCTCGACAGGAACTCACGCAGCCGTGTCTCGGTCTCGCTCGGCGGCAGGGCGAGCTGGGTAGCGTTGCGGGTGAGCGACACCGGCTCTTCCTGCAACAGCCCGGCAACCCGATCGTAGGGCGATGATCCGCTGGCCATCAGCGCAAGGAAGAACATCAGGAAGATCAGGAAGCACAGCGCGCCGGCGGCCGCCGCAGCGAGGCCGACCATCGCCCAGAAATTGTTCGGCTTGCGCGGCGCATCGGCGCCCTTCCAGTGGCTCACCAGATCGCGATGCGAGAGACTGCGCACGTGTTCGAGCGCGGCGATCAGACTCGCCATCACCTGCTGTTTCTTGCTGTACCCGTCGCTCATCGCCCGGGTCCGGCCTTCGAACCCGGCGGCGAGACAAGCGTGGAACAGCTCGATCAGGTCGCGGTTGCTGGCCGGGTCGCGCAGCATCTCCTGGACGAAGTCCCAGAACCGGTCGCCGCCGATGCTCTCGCGAAAGAAGGTAACGACCATGTTGCGCTGCGCCCATTGCGCCCCGCCCCCGCCGACGCCCGGCAGATTTTGCGCGATATCGTCGATCGTCGCGCACACGGCATATTTCGCGCGCTGGCGCACGCCCTCGCTGTAGATCGGCTGGATCGCAGATTCGAACTTGCCGATCGCTTCGCGCGCGCGGCGATGGAATTCGCCAATCGAAATCTGCCAGCGCCCCGATTGCAGCGCGGCGGCCATCGCCAACACCGGCGCGGCGTGCGCCATCATCGGATTGCGATCGTCGCGCGGTTGCGAGGGCGGCGGAACCGTATCGTGGAATTCTTCAGAGTGGGTATCGACCGCCGGACCGGCTTGCCGGGCCTGCGGTGCCGGGCCCGAGAACGGGTCATCGCTCAGCGGCTTGAACGAACCGCCCGATGCCGGTGGTGGCGGGGGCGGGGCTCCGGCAGGAGCTGGTGAATCCCAATCGTCGGTGCTGCTGAAACCGCCGGACGCCGGCTCGCCGCCGTCCTGACCAGGTCCACCAGGCGGGTTCGATCCGGAACCTGCGCCGCCGCCCTTGCCCCTCAAGGGAGAGGGGCGAAACACCGTCTTGTTCCGGTCGTCCCCGCTCATTTCTTCTGCTTAACCGCCCATAGTTCGAGTTTGAGTTCCGGCCAGTCGTCGGCCACGAACAGCCCCAGTGCCGGGGCATCGTAGACTTCGGCCCAGTCGGCCGCCCCGCGATCGAGCTCGAAATAGACGTAGCCCGGCAGCACGTGCAGCTGCGTGGGCGGCGTGGTGGTGTGGCGCAAGGCGATGCCCGATTGCAGCTGGTTGGCCACCAGCTCGCGCATCTTGGTGTTCGGCCCGATCTTGCAGACCGAAGGAAACCGCTTGCGGATGTCCTCCATCGACTTGGTCTTGTCTGCCACCGCAAGGTAGATGTAGCTCTGTTTGAGCAGCGTGCGGTTCTTGATGACGTGCATGAAGGATCCGGGGCCGCGCGCCTCGAGATCGAGCGGTTCGACCGAGCGATCGAATTCGCCCGATAGCAGCGTTTGCAGCAGGTCGATGACCGGATCGAAACAGCCCTGCAGGTTTTCGTGATCGTATTCGGGCAGTTCGGGCGGACGGCGTTCCTTGCGCGTCAACGTGGAGATTTCGCCCGCCATCCCGACCAGATTTTCGAACAGGCGTTCGGGATGCACCGCCGGGAGCGTGGCGAGATGGCGCAGGATCGCGCCCCAGCGGTTGAGCGTCTGCAACAGCAGGAACGCGCGATACGTATCCTGCCCGCCTTCGATCGTTTCCGCCGCGCGCAGCGCCAGTTCGCCGACCATCTGGTCCGACCGGCCGATCAGGTCGGTCAATGCACCCTTGAGCCGCGTCGCCCGGATATCGAGCGCGGGCGGGATATAGCGGTCGTCGAACACCAGTTTCTTGCCCGACACTTCGCGCACCCGGGCCACGCCGAGCAGCAGGCGTCCGTCGGTTTCGTCGGGCGTCATGCCGAACCGCAGGTTGGGCGCTGCGGTTTCGATCGCCTCGATCGCGCGGTCGGTCGAAAAATTGTCACTGACCTGCGTTTCGCCGACCGCGAAGCGGGCGTCGAGCGATCCGGCCTCGTCCTCGGCGAATTCGATCGCTCCCGACTGGCGCGGAGGCAATGTGACGTAGATATCGGCGTCGCGGGCCTGCGCACTGACCGCGAGCGGTGATGGCGGCGGCTGGTCGCCGGGGATCGAAAACGGCGTTCCGTCCGGCATGATGCCCTTGGCCGATTTGATCGCGAACTGCCCCAGCTCGGCGAGCCCGACATCGATCTCGACTTCGGAAAACCCCCAGGAATACGGCAGCGCCCAGTCGTGCCGCGCCGCGAAGAACGACTCGAAAAAGCGATCCTGCGCCTGGAAATGCTGCGGGCGAAGGAACATGCCTTCGCGCCAGGCAACACGGTTGCGATCGCTCATGCCTTGCTCCCCCTTTCCCGAGCAACTAAGCATACCCCACGGGCCAGATAAAGCACGCTATTTGGGCCCGCGGAGATTTTTCTTTCGCAATTCGATGCGTGGGTGCGGAGGAAATGGAGCGCGAGACGACCTCTTTCGATCCCAGGACGTGGGTGGACCCGAAGCCGGTGTCCGCCCCGGTCGAGGATGTGCCGGAAGAACCCGCTCCCCAAGGCAGGCCGCTCAAGCCGCTGATGATTGCCGCGCCGGTTGCGTTGGTTCTGGCCGCAGGCGGGGCGTATTTCCTGTGGCCGGACAGCGCCGGCGATGCCGGATCGGTATCCGCGCCCGTATCGACCGCAACCGCATCGTCCCGGGCCGAAACGCCGGTCGACGCGACGTCGGTCAGGATCATCGAGGTGCGCGGCGTTGACGAACTCGGTTTCTCGCTCGAAGCGATGGGCGTTCCGACCGGCGACGCATTCGCGCTGGCGCAGGAGGCGATTGCCGCGCTCGGCACCGAGGACCAGGTGCGGATTGCCGTCGAACTTGCCGATGCCGGAAAGGACAAGGCCGTCCGCACCATCAGTGCCGAATTGCCCAATGGCAGCTCGGTTAAGCTCACCCGCCAGCGTGACGGCACCTTCAAGCGCGATACGATCGTCGCCACCGCCACCACCCGAGTGCGATCGATCAGCGGCACGATCAACCAGAACACCTTTTATGCATCCGCCGTCGAAGCCGGTCTGCCCGACAGCCTGACGACACCGTTCGCCAAGGCGTTTTCGTTCGATTTCGATTTCCAGCGCGAAGTCGCGCTCGGCGATCGTTTCCAGGCCACGTGGGAGGAATCGGTCACCGACAGCGGACGCAACGTCGTCCCCCCGCGCCTGCTGTATGTCCGGCTCGAAACCGACAGCGGCAGCAAGGCCTATTACGCCTTTACCCCGCCGGACGAGACCGAGCAGCGCTGGTTCGACGAGCGCGGCCAGGGCAACGAACGCGGGCTGATGCGGACCCCGGTCGACGGCGCGCGCATCACGTCCAAATACGGCTATCGCACGCACCCGATCTCGCAGCGCCAGAAGAAGCACAACGGCGTCGACTTTGCGGCTCCGACCGGTACGCCGATCTACGCGTCGGGCGATTCCACCGTTGCGTTTGCCGGTCCACGCGGGTCGGCAGGGAACTTCATCCGGCTCGATCACGGCGAGGGGATGCAGACCTGGTATATGCACCTCAACGCCTTTGCCGACGGGCTCGTGCCGGGCAAGGCGGTGCGGCAGGGCGAAATCATCGGCTATGTCGGCACCACCGGCGGTTCGACCGGCCCGCACCTTCATTATGAGATCCGCATCGAGGGCGAACCGCTCGATCCGCTCACCTTCAGGACGTCCGAGGTCGAAGCGCTCGCCGGAGAAGCGCTGACCATGTTCACCACGCAGCGGGACACCACCAAGGCCGCGGTCGAGAAGAAACGCTGACCGCGGCATGTCAGGCCTGCGGCTGCGGCGCGGGGGTGGACGCGCGGGGCTGTGCGAACGAGGATTGCAACGCTCCGTCCCAGCTGTAGCGACGGCGTCCCTCGGCCCCGAGATCGGCGATCACCGCAGCGATCTTCTCGAAGAACGGCGCAACCTCGTCCTCGCTGCCCTCTTCCACGAAGGTTACGAAAACACGCGGATCCCAGAACCGGAACAGCACCACGTCGCCCAGCGGAAGCCGGGCGGTGGTGAACTTGCGCAGGTGACGCCGCAGGGCGGGCAGATCGAGCGACGACTGGCACACGATGCCCCAGTACCGCCCCGGCTCGTGCTTGCGCCACAGATCGGGCAGTTGCTCGCCGTCGATCAGCTCGACCAGATAGGGCAACGCCGCCCGGGTTTCTTCCGAATAGTCATCTTCGTAGAGGCACACATGCTTCGAAGATTGCGTCACAACCGGGTAGAGCCGGGGATCGGCAGCTCCGTCGACGATGGCGAACCAACCGCTCACCCGCGGCCTACCGGTTGCAGAGGCGGCAGAACGGCTTGGCGTCCTTGAACGCCGCGATCAGCGCCTTGGCCTGGAGGTCGGGCGCACTGAACGGCACCTTGCTCGACATGCCCATGCCCGCTCCCGCTGCCCCGCCCGGAGAATTGGCCCCGTCACCGATCAGCACCGTTGGCGCACCCATCACGATCACCCCGCCGTGCGCGGTCATGTCGCCGATCCGGGCCGCCGGCAGGCTGCCGACCAGCACCGTCATCGATCCCTTCACGATCACGTCGGGCGGACCGGCGCAGATGCATTGATCGCTCACCCGCGCCTGCGGCATCATGCAGGTCAGCACATTCGGCTGCCCCTTGATGATCGGCCCGCCGACATGCGGCACCGGCCCGGGATTGACCATCGGGCAGGTGTGCATATCGGTGATGCGGGCGGCGGGTGGCATGATCGATCGGGTCCTTTCGGTTCGGTTCGGTTCGGTT
The Erythrobacter sp. JK5 DNA segment above includes these coding regions:
- a CDS encoding M23 family metallopeptidase — protein: MERETTSFDPRTWVDPKPVSAPVEDVPEEPAPQGRPLKPLMIAAPVALVLAAGGAYFLWPDSAGDAGSVSAPVSTATASSRAETPVDATSVRIIEVRGVDELGFSLEAMGVPTGDAFALAQEAIAALGTEDQVRIAVELADAGKDKAVRTISAELPNGSSVKLTRQRDGTFKRDTIVATATTRVRSISGTINQNTFYASAVEAGLPDSLTTPFAKAFSFDFDFQREVALGDRFQATWEESVTDSGRNVVPPRLLYVRLETDSGSKAYYAFTPPDETEQRWFDERGQGNERGLMRTPVDGARITSKYGYRTHPISQRQKKHNGVDFAAPTGTPIYASGDSTVAFAGPRGSAGNFIRLDHGEGMQTWYMHLNAFADGLVPGKAVRQGEIIGYVGTTGGSTGPHLHYEIRIEGEPLDPLTFRTSEVEALAGEALTMFTTQRDTTKAAVEKKR
- a CDS encoding DUF4123 domain-containing protein, with amino-acid sequence MSGWFAIVDGAADPRLYPVVTQSSKHVCLYEDDYSEETRAALPYLVELIDGEQLPDLWRKHEPGRYWGIVCQSSLDLPALRRHLRKFTTARLPLGDVVLFRFWDPRVFVTFVEEGSEDEVAPFFEKIAAVIADLGAEGRRRYSWDGALQSSFAQPRASTPAPQPQA
- a CDS encoding PAAR domain-containing protein — protein: MPPAARITDMHTCPMVNPGPVPHVGGPIIKGQPNVLTCMMPQARVSDQCICAGPPDVIVKGSMTVLVGSLPAARIGDMTAHGGVIVMGAPTVLIGDGANSPGGAAGAGMGMSSKVPFSAPDLQAKALIAAFKDAKPFCRLCNR